In Caldisalinibacter kiritimatiensis, one genomic interval encodes:
- a CDS encoding nucleoside triphosphate pyrophosphohydrolase gives MEKVYNKLVRDRIPEIIEKSGKEYEVEIMEDEEYKELLNKKLLEEVNEYLESGDIEEIADVLEVIYNILDLKKVSKEEIEEIRKKKKEERGSFKKRIKLIKVIDK, from the coding sequence ATGGAAAAAGTATATAATAAGCTAGTTAGAGATAGAATACCTGAAATAATCGAAAAAAGTGGAAAAGAATATGAAGTAGAAATAATGGAAGATGAAGAATATAAAGAGTTGCTTAATAAAAAGCTCTTAGAAGAAGTAAATGAATATCTTGAATCAGGGGATATTGAGGAAATAGCTGATGTATTAGAAGTGATATATAACATACTTGATTTGAAAAAGGTAAGTAAAGAAGAAATTGAAGAGATTAGAAAGAAAAAGAAGGAAGAAAGGGGTTCCTTTAAAAAGAGAATAAAACTAATTAAGGTCATAGACAAATAA